CCGTATAAACGTCCAACATGCCATTGTAATAATGACCTAATATTCCGAGTCGATTGCTGCGCATCGATGCGGTGACTCTGGCCGCCTCAGTCCAAGCTTCAATTTCCGACCAGGCTTCTTCGTCTTGCAAGTAGCCGGTAACAAAATCATATTGTATCCCCGACCGATTAAACACTGAAGCGATCTCTGGAACAGAACAGGCTTGACAGTTTTCCAACCAAGCTCCTGTCATAGTACCTCGATCTCCCAATCGATTGAACGCTTCATAGTCCAATTGGTCAGTAGGCTGTAGATTTAGAATAACGATAGGTACCTTTACTTTTTGTGCAACAGGTAACACGGTGGAAGACAAAGCATACGTCGACACATAGAGAAAGACAATTTCGACATCCGAAATTTTAAGTAGATCAGCTGCCTCTCGAGCTTTTTGTGGATTATCTACCATACCAGCATTTACTACCTCCACTCCATAGTTGGTAATTCTTTGGTTTATTTGAGACTGATAGCCTTTTAGATTCTCCAGTAACCCATCAAACTGGGGCCAATAGGTGTCCAACCCAATACCAAAAAGACCTACTTTTACAGTATTTGATTTATCTTTCATTCTTTGCTTTTTTGAATTGAACAATTTACAAAGGACAAAACGCCTATTTTTTAACAATTTGGCATTTCATTTATACTATTTGATTTATGGGTAATTTCTTCCAATATCCCACACATAGTCAGGAGGATTTGAAATGGGGGCTAATATTAAAAACCCTCGGACACACCGTTATCCCACCTGGCTCTTCATATCCTCCGCTAGAGCACCCAAAGAGCTATCAGTTTGACGCCCTCAAAACACGCAGTGTTAGCGAATATCAAATCGTCTATATTACCTCAGGCAAAGGTCTTTTTGAAGCAGAAAATGGGATCAAACATGGCGTGATGCCTGGTACAGTATTTTTATTGTTTCCTGGAGTCACCCACCGGTACTACCCCAATATCGAAACGGGATGGACAGAGTATTATATAGGGGTGGAAGGCGCCATTATGGACAATTTTCTCAATATTGGTTTCTTGTCGGTGAATCACCCCATTCTCCAGGTAGGCACTCGTGAAGGACTGCTCCGACATTACAAAGAAATTTTCCAACTAGCTAAAAATGAGAAAAAAGGCTGGCAACAAGCGGCCTCAGGTGCCGTCATCCATTTGATTGGTGACTTAATGTATCTGATCAACAATCAAAATACGGATTCCAGTACCGAGCGAATTATTGAAAACATAAAGGCCCATATAAGCGAAAACCTGACAGAAAAAATCAATTGGGAAAAGATAAGTAAGAATAATGGAGTAAGCTATTCAAAGCTGCGAAAGTTGTTCAAATCATACATGGGTATGACTCTAAGTGAATACTTGATACAAGTGAGAATAACGGAAGCCAAATTGCTACTAGCCAAAAGTAACGACCCCATTAAGCATATAGCTGTAGATACAGGATTCCAAAATGAATATTATTTTAATAGGATGTTCAAAAAAATGGTAGGGGTTGCTCCTGGTATGTTTCGATCCCAAATGATATTTAAGAACGACTGATATCACCCCACTTCCTTTCTATTAGAATCATGTATGGGCTACACCTTGATGTACTTGGCACATATAGTTCTTAAGCGCTTTTCGTCCAGCTCCAACCCAAAGCCTGGTGCGGGA
This is a stretch of genomic DNA from Reichenbachiella ulvae. It encodes these proteins:
- a CDS encoding helix-turn-helix transcriptional regulator, which encodes MGNFFQYPTHSQEDLKWGLILKTLGHTVIPPGSSYPPLEHPKSYQFDALKTRSVSEYQIVYITSGKGLFEAENGIKHGVMPGTVFLLFPGVTHRYYPNIETGWTEYYIGVEGAIMDNFLNIGFLSVNHPILQVGTREGLLRHYKEIFQLAKNEKKGWQQAASGAVIHLIGDLMYLINNQNTDSSTERIIENIKAHISENLTEKINWEKISKNNGVSYSKLRKLFKSYMGMTLSEYLIQVRITEAKLLLAKSNDPIKHIAVDTGFQNEYYFNRMFKKMVGVAPGMFRSQMIFKND